A genomic region of Nostoc sp. UHCC 0702 contains the following coding sequences:
- a CDS encoding sigma-70 region 4 domain-containing protein codes for MQIPHFSEANHPLVKSLFHHSDQELLSLFQSHPEHGKYFTVIFCRYSPIVYTLIQHSARSPVQADYLFALTWRHIYYELGGLNLNNPPPGQEALTLQNWLINITAFCINEIKLPPTEAIHYSLQATSPPLWCYVEQALDQLPPILRLIILMAQTFHWSETRIAAYLQAEGEKISPSEVANFLQEGYRMLEDKLPADMRAIYLGEDSTSS; via the coding sequence ATGCAAATTCCTCATTTTTCCGAAGCTAATCATCCGTTAGTTAAGTCGCTGTTTCATCACAGTGACCAAGAACTGTTAAGTTTGTTTCAGAGCCATCCAGAGCATGGAAAGTACTTTACGGTCATTTTTTGCCGCTACAGCCCTATAGTCTACACCTTGATTCAGCATTCGGCGCGATCGCCTGTGCAGGCAGATTATCTGTTTGCCCTCACCTGGCGACATATCTATTACGAACTTGGCGGACTCAATTTAAACAATCCTCCACCAGGCCAGGAAGCCTTAACCCTACAAAATTGGCTGATCAACATTACAGCTTTCTGTATCAACGAAATTAAGCTACCCCCAACAGAAGCAATTCATTATTCTCTACAAGCAACTTCACCACCACTATGGTGCTATGTAGAGCAAGCATTAGATCAACTACCACCAATTTTACGATTGATAATTTTGATGGCTCAGACTTTCCACTGGAGCGAAACTCGAATTGCAGCCTATTTGCAAGCTGAAGGCGAAAAGATTTCGCCTAGTGAAGTAGCAAATTTTCTCCAAGAAGGCTATCGTATGCTAGAGGACAAATTACCTGCGGATATGCGTGCTATCTACTTAGGAGAAGATTCAACCTCATCTTAG
- a CDS encoding hemolysin-type calcium-binding protein: MEPISLQSFYSQNFDGLVSPPSGSLAWNNDGTLAALTGWYANRSSGSQTSLSVSNGGANRGSLYSYGSTNNKDRALGSIGSGTTGNFVWGVRFINDTGSIINTLDIGYTGEQWRNSGAGSQTVDFQYQIGATSITTGTWTDYNGLDFTSPVTRGTATNLNGNAAANKVSLTATLNNLSLADGEEIWFRWVDIDHSGSDHGVAIDDFSLTTTILGTPDADTLVGTKFQNAIKGLGGNDTITGGKGDDSITGGGGQDTFIIRRGDGNDIITDFGGAGTEINPVSSVRTEIDILKFEGEGLTAKNMILTQNGLDLQVSFEGVSDTSVILKNFQLENFNNLREPLLSDPPIGNAIFDGETNVIDSFDVYAPDRTSTTNYKNDYVTFLNNLNNNYIGLVDSNDVINGLGGDDTIDGDSGHDLLRGGEGNDNLLGGYGNDTLVGGIGNDILTGGSGSDRFVLEVFPGTDTFTDFTKGEDLIKLSGTLLFSQLSIIQGTGINANDTVIKLKGTNQVLAILKTVSFSTITAADFTYV; the protein is encoded by the coding sequence ATGGAACCAATTAGCCTCCAAAGCTTTTATTCTCAAAACTTTGATGGGTTAGTCAGTCCCCCATCTGGTTCTCTGGCTTGGAATAATGATGGTACTCTTGCTGCTCTGACTGGATGGTATGCAAACAGGTCTAGCGGTTCTCAAACCTCTCTTTCTGTATCTAATGGAGGTGCCAACAGAGGAAGTTTGTATAGCTACGGTAGCACTAATAATAAGGATCGCGCTTTAGGCTCCATTGGTTCCGGTACCACAGGCAATTTTGTTTGGGGAGTTCGATTTATCAATGATACAGGTAGTATCATCAACACGCTAGATATCGGCTATACAGGTGAGCAATGGAGGAATAGCGGTGCGGGTTCTCAAACCGTAGATTTTCAGTATCAAATTGGTGCAACCAGTATAACTACGGGTACATGGACTGATTACAATGGGTTAGATTTCACAAGTCCAGTTACCCGTGGAACTGCAACCAACCTCAACGGTAACGCAGCAGCTAACAAAGTTTCTTTAACAGCTACTTTAAACAATCTTTCACTCGCTGATGGTGAAGAAATCTGGTTTCGCTGGGTAGATATTGACCACAGTGGTAGCGACCACGGTGTAGCGATCGATGACTTTTCGCTGACAACAACTATTTTAGGTACACCCGATGCTGATACCCTAGTTGGTACTAAATTTCAAAATGCCATCAAGGGACTTGGTGGTAATGATACTATCACAGGCGGCAAAGGTGATGACAGTATCACAGGTGGCGGTGGTCAAGATACATTTATTATCCGTCGCGGCGATGGCAACGATATTATTACTGATTTCGGTGGAGCAGGTACAGAAATCAATCCCGTCTCATCTGTGAGAACAGAAATAGACATCTTAAAATTCGAGGGTGAGGGATTAACTGCAAAGAATATGATCCTGACTCAGAATGGCTTAGACTTGCAAGTTAGTTTTGAGGGTGTCAGTGATACCAGCGTCATTCTGAAGAATTTTCAGCTAGAAAACTTCAATAACCTTCGGGAACCGCTTTTGAGTGATCCGCCCATTGGTAACGCCATCTTTGACGGGGAAACTAATGTGATAGATAGTTTTGATGTTTATGCTCCCGATCGCACATCCACTACAAATTACAAAAATGATTATGTCACCTTTCTTAACAACCTCAACAATAATTACATCGGTCTTGTTGATTCCAATGATGTAATCAACGGTTTAGGTGGCGATGACACCATCGACGGTGACAGTGGTCATGATTTGCTGCGGGGTGGAGAAGGTAACGATAACTTGCTTGGTGGTTATGGTAATGATACGTTAGTGGGTGGTATCGGTAATGACATCCTTACTGGTGGTAGTGGTAGCGATCGCTTTGTGCTGGAAGTATTTCCAGGAACAGATACCTTTACCGATTTTACAAAAGGTGAAGACCTAATTAAGCTGTCAGGAACTTTACTCTTTTCTCAACTGAGCATTATTCAAGGCACAGGTATAAATGCCAATGACACTGTGATTAAACTCAAAGGCACTAATCAAGTGCTAGCAATTCTTAAAACAGTTTCTTTCAGCACTATTACGGCTGCGGATTTTACTTACGTTTAA
- a CDS encoding CHAT domain-containing protein: MKEELISFLMQIVLKVSESDSDINIIYPFLEDNLDKLNSNFAQSLRHWATNYFAGESPDQTQAVAGIIGNFGVLIAEFPHGNIADNLDIAIACFEVIEVIFNCDNFPKYWATSKWNLGNAYGNRIYGDSVENLEKALLAYDDALKIYTYEEFTLEWAEIQNNCVSFYVKKARTTKTKVNYSKILENIVKSCNLASDIFRQNKLIEKWAIVKNALASAYCDLPNDNYSEKWELAISIYNEVLEVINKNTFFKEWANTQMNLGIAYDKRVHGDPQKNLQLAVKACHESLKFYTRENYPFAYATLQNNLGNAYRDQGLTNQAIACYRLDLEIHTPEIYPANAIISGRNFGNTALKAGLWQEAIEGYSIAINAVEQSRSWLKSEYRRQEILEKSIDIYKNIVQACINAGQIDKAFEYAERSRSKRLVDLMASYNLSQGEEIPPKVQDLLQQYEELQQQIDQERQRHQSQNNRSETRAAFQAYNEAIANLETQKQQVWENLRREDPVLAGEIQVNPLSLSEIQKLIDQPNTAILSFYTTNSDTHIFVVQQKQITLHTCTGQGLETSQGWINQNWLLAYMNDTQKWQTQINSNLCELAKRLQISELISQHLQGIEELILVPHLLLHQIPFAALPTGEYQEYLADKFLIRYTPSCQILEFCHQRDAVEKFNATSPKYGTVEDAEDNLPCARFEGEQIAKMNNISLENRLIGSSQATYKNYRQLAQQVNVLHSSHHAQSRLDNPLESQLKLADGCITLGQLMTPGWRLPQLVEVFLSCCETNLGTPSLTDDILTLSTGFLCAGARSVLSSLWSVDDLATAVFSIFYYQHRQQGKSRPEALQQAQIQLRELTKVDLNQIFQEVEAKEKELIKSRKKYSPGSPEHEKWKHEYNFYAKLNRRIKEIENSTQQFPFSHPRYWAAFICQGLR, from the coding sequence ATGAAAGAAGAATTAATAAGTTTTTTGATGCAAATAGTGCTTAAAGTATCAGAAAGTGATAGCGATATAAATATAATTTATCCCTTCCTAGAAGATAATCTAGATAAACTAAATTCTAATTTTGCTCAATCGTTGCGTCATTGGGCTACAAATTACTTTGCTGGAGAAAGCCCAGATCAAACTCAAGCAGTAGCAGGAATTATTGGTAATTTTGGTGTTTTAATTGCAGAGTTTCCACATGGAAACATAGCTGATAATTTAGATATTGCAATCGCTTGTTTTGAGGTTATTGAAGTCATTTTTAATTGTGATAACTTTCCTAAATATTGGGCTACATCTAAATGGAATTTAGGAAACGCCTATGGAAACCGCATCTATGGTGATTCGGTAGAGAATCTGGAAAAAGCATTATTAGCTTATGATGATGCTTTAAAAATTTATACTTACGAAGAATTTACTCTAGAGTGGGCAGAAATTCAAAATAATTGTGTTTCTTTTTACGTAAAAAAAGCTAGAACTACAAAAACTAAAGTTAATTATTCTAAAATTTTAGAAAATATAGTAAAGAGTTGTAATTTAGCATCAGATATATTCAGACAAAATAAATTAATTGAAAAATGGGCTATTGTTAAAAATGCTCTTGCATCTGCTTATTGCGATCTACCGAATGATAATTATTCAGAGAAATGGGAATTAGCAATAAGTATTTATAATGAAGTTTTAGAAGTAATCAATAAAAATACATTTTTTAAAGAATGGGCAAATACTCAAATGAATCTGGGTATTGCATATGATAAAAGAGTTCATGGAGATCCACAAAAAAATTTGCAATTGGCAGTTAAAGCTTGCCATGAGTCTTTAAAATTCTATACCCGTGAAAATTATCCATTTGCATATGCTACACTTCAGAATAACTTAGGTAATGCTTACCGTGACCAAGGTTTAACTAATCAAGCAATAGCTTGTTATAGATTAGATTTAGAAATTCATACGCCTGAAATCTATCCCGCTAATGCAATTATATCTGGTCGCAATTTTGGAAATACAGCTTTGAAAGCAGGACTTTGGCAAGAAGCTATTGAAGGTTATAGTATTGCTATTAATGCTGTTGAACAAAGTCGCAGTTGGCTCAAGTCTGAATATCGTCGCCAAGAAATATTAGAAAAATCCATTGACATATATAAAAATATTGTGCAAGCTTGCATCAACGCGGGACAAATAGACAAAGCTTTTGAATACGCCGAGCGATCGCGCTCCAAACGTCTGGTAGACTTAATGGCAAGCTACAACCTCTCTCAAGGCGAAGAAATACCCCCGAAAGTTCAAGATTTATTGCAGCAGTATGAAGAACTGCAACAGCAAATTGACCAAGAACGCCAACGCCATCAATCTCAAAATAACCGTAGTGAAACACGCGCTGCATTCCAAGCTTATAATGAAGCGATCGCAAATTTAGAAACCCAAAAACAACAAGTTTGGGAAAATCTCAGACGCGAAGATCCCGTATTAGCTGGCGAAATTCAAGTTAACCCCCTCAGTTTGTCAGAAATTCAAAAGCTAATTGACCAGCCTAATACAGCTATCCTCAGTTTCTACACTACCAACAGCGACACCCATATTTTTGTTGTGCAGCAAAAGCAAATTACTCTCCACACCTGCACAGGACAAGGTTTAGAAACGTCGCAAGGCTGGATTAATCAGAATTGGTTATTGGCTTATATGAATGATACCCAAAAATGGCAAACTCAAATTAACAGTAATCTCTGCGAATTAGCTAAACGCCTACAAATATCTGAACTGATATCCCAACATCTTCAAGGAATAGAAGAATTAATTTTAGTACCTCACTTATTACTGCATCAGATTCCCTTTGCTGCTTTACCTACAGGTGAATATCAGGAATATTTAGCAGATAAATTTTTAATTCGTTATACCCCAAGCTGCCAAATTTTAGAATTTTGTCATCAACGTGACGCTGTAGAAAAATTTAATGCAACATCTCCAAAATATGGCACTGTGGAAGATGCCGAAGATAACCTTCCTTGTGCCAGATTTGAAGGCGAACAAATCGCCAAAATGAACAACATTTCACTAGAAAATAGATTAATCGGTAGCAGTCAAGCCACCTATAAAAACTATCGACAGTTAGCACAACAAGTTAATGTACTTCATTCCTCTCATCATGCCCAATCTCGCCTCGATAATCCTTTAGAATCACAGTTAAAATTAGCTGATGGCTGTATCACTTTGGGGCAATTAATGACACCAGGCTGGCGTTTACCTCAACTTGTAGAAGTGTTTCTGTCTTGCTGCGAAACTAATTTGGGTACTCCTTCTTTAACTGATGATATTCTCACCCTTTCTACAGGCTTTTTGTGTGCGGGTGCAAGAAGCGTTCTTAGTAGCCTTTGGTCAGTGGATGATTTAGCTACAGCAGTATTTTCTATATTTTATTATCAACACCGACAACAAGGTAAAAGCCGTCCTGAAGCGCTACAGCAAGCCCAAATTCAGCTACGAGAACTTACAAAAGTAGATTTAAATCAGATATTTCAAGAAGTAGAAGCAAAGGAAAAAGAACTAATAAAAAGTAGAAAAAAATATTCCCCAGGTTCCCCAGAACATGAAAAATGGAAGCATGAATATAATTTTTATGCCAAATTGAACAGACGGATTAAAGAAATCGAAAACTCTACTCAACAATTTCCCTTTTCACATCCTCGCTATTGGGCTGCTTTCATTTGCCAAGGTTTACGATAA
- a CDS encoding type II toxin-antitoxin system RelE/ParE family toxin yields MTWTWELYQHVDGEIPKDLLAFFIRMIPQDEQPENPPKPLLSASETRRLQVNLGYLCNKGLASLTSGIFEKLEDDLYELRMTKSEHNPRFILTAATPQRFVVLHAFMKKYDDAIKDRDKEPARVRLRELQQREQS; encoded by the coding sequence GTGACTTGGACTTGGGAACTTTATCAACACGTCGATGGGGAAATTCCCAAAGATTTACTTGCTTTTTTCATCAGGATGATTCCTCAAGACGAACAACCAGAAAATCCACCAAAGCCGTTACTGAGTGCTTCCGAAACCAGGCGTTTGCAAGTTAATCTTGGCTACCTGTGCAACAAAGGACTCGCATCACTTACCAGTGGCATTTTTGAGAAGCTGGAAGATGACCTATATGAATTACGTATGACCAAGAGTGAACATAATCCCCGGTTTATCTTAACGGCTGCTACTCCTCAGCGGTTTGTGGTGCTGCACGCCTTTATGAAAAAATACGACGACGCTATCAAAGACAGAGACAAAGAACCTGCAAGAGTGAGATTGCGGGAATTGCAGCAGAGGGAACAATCATGA
- a CDS encoding tetratricopeptide repeat protein, producing the protein MKQQYFFLKHRILHFTPTLGTDGLQIWDRVRPLHWLTFYFLVFSFVLNPIAAGAADITQQLHRPASNSSWRQSRDWADSLLRVGEQQYASGYSDKTIESCLQALNIYRSLGDIKAQGLGYDLLANAYIQEGRFKEGEDALRRRLAIARDTKDFQAQIFALNNIASLLLQAGEPVPAGKSIQEALTIAHNVKNIEGEGLSLSNLGLVTARLGDYNKAIKLYETALTFRRQTGDSFGEANTLNNLGDAYLAAGNYQDTIGTYGAAMRIAKINSDRINQLRAIDGLVTAHTAVGRYERAFDLLAQRLTLANQSQNLREELKSFESYAKLYEQLGNYPTARNFYERAIILARTLEDSKQEVRLIDRLTQMLKR; encoded by the coding sequence ATGAAACAACAGTATTTTTTCTTAAAGCATAGGATTTTGCACTTCACCCCAACACTTGGCACTGATGGGTTACAGATTTGGGATCGCGTCCGTCCATTGCACTGGCTGACTTTTTACTTTTTAGTTTTTAGTTTTGTGCTGAATCCCATAGCAGCAGGTGCTGCTGATATTACCCAACAACTTCATCGCCCTGCTAGTAATTCCAGCTGGCGACAATCCAGAGATTGGGCAGACAGCTTGTTACGTGTTGGTGAACAGCAGTATGCTTCAGGCTATTCTGATAAAACAATTGAGTCTTGCTTGCAGGCATTAAACATATATCGCTCCCTAGGCGATATCAAAGCGCAAGGTCTAGGTTATGATCTGTTGGCAAACGCTTATATCCAGGAAGGGCGTTTCAAAGAAGGAGAAGATGCATTACGGCGACGGTTAGCGATCGCTCGTGATACAAAAGACTTTCAAGCTCAAATTTTTGCGCTTAATAACATCGCTAGTTTACTACTACAAGCCGGAGAACCAGTGCCCGCTGGCAAAAGCATTCAGGAAGCACTGACAATTGCTCATAATGTCAAAAATATTGAAGGTGAAGGATTGTCTCTAAGTAATTTGGGATTGGTGACAGCCAGACTGGGAGATTACAACAAAGCAATTAAACTTTATGAAACTGCTTTAACCTTCCGTCGTCAGACTGGTGATAGCTTCGGTGAAGCAAATACCCTCAATAACTTGGGCGACGCTTATCTAGCAGCCGGCAATTATCAAGATACAATTGGCACTTATGGGGCAGCAATGCGGATTGCCAAAATCAACAGCGATCGCATTAACCAATTACGAGCAATTGATGGTTTAGTCACAGCCCACACAGCCGTAGGACGTTACGAACGTGCTTTTGATTTACTAGCGCAGCGTTTAACACTTGCTAACCAATCACAAAATCTTCGAGAAGAATTGAAATCTTTTGAATCTTATGCAAAGTTATACGAACAGTTAGGTAATTACCCAACTGCCCGTAATTTTTATGAAAGAGCGATTATTTTGGCACGTACATTGGAAGATAGCAAACAGGAAGTACGATTGATTGATAGATTGACTCAAATGTTGAAGCGGTAA
- a CDS encoding sensor histidine kinase, with the protein MFQATRRRLAIWYTAVTAVLLLVFASGVYLYVRSTLIERIDDTLNHVVEIVERSLVIEPVNNDVDQFRINVEVSFRSNANTVEDDHIDLEWFSPTGELLWSTLSEPLNIPIHANRTGETVRVIKGEKGTWGDSGLLLRQITQRVQMGRQVLGYLRVSHPWFEVTKPSRQFMFDLALGIWLLVLSVAASGWFLSGKAMEPVGESYQRLKQFTADASHELRSPITLIQTNVQVALADLEWRETETTASLNYRQQLKVVERLTQRLGKLVNDLLFLARQDSGISKDVFSPCPLDALLMEVVEEQQLLATEKEIILTLNLVDPPASEISPELLENWFTLLGKWDELVRLFTNLISNALQYTPPGGRVNVELAHLEANNRVSRIRYSVPQLQIKVSDTGVGIPPEALPRLFDRFYRVDPARSHTTGNTPKDSTTGSGLGLAIAQAIVEHHQGQIQVESTLGKGTTFIVTLPISLEY; encoded by the coding sequence ATGTTTCAAGCTACTCGTCGCCGTCTTGCTATTTGGTACACAGCTGTCACTGCTGTATTACTCCTGGTATTTGCTAGTGGTGTATACTTATACGTCCGCAGTACGTTGATTGAGCGAATTGATGATACCCTCAATCATGTGGTGGAAATAGTCGAGCGATCGCTTGTAATTGAGCCAGTTAACAACGATGTTGACCAATTCCGCATTAACGTAGAAGTTAGTTTTCGCAGTAATGCCAATACTGTAGAAGATGACCACATTGACCTAGAATGGTTTAGCCCAACTGGTGAATTACTTTGGTCAACTCTATCCGAACCTCTAAATATTCCCATTCATGCTAACCGCACTGGTGAAACTGTGCGCGTAATTAAGGGAGAAAAGGGGACTTGGGGCGACTCAGGGCTGTTATTGCGACAAATCACACAACGGGTACAAATGGGACGCCAGGTGTTGGGATATTTGCGTGTTAGCCATCCCTGGTTTGAAGTCACCAAACCCAGCCGCCAGTTTATGTTTGATTTAGCGCTAGGTATTTGGTTGCTGGTGCTTTCTGTGGCTGCAAGTGGTTGGTTTCTTTCAGGTAAAGCAATGGAACCGGTGGGAGAATCTTACCAACGCCTCAAACAATTTACGGCTGATGCTTCCCATGAACTTAGAAGTCCTATTACGTTAATTCAAACTAATGTGCAAGTCGCCCTTGCTGATTTAGAGTGGCGAGAGACAGAAACTACTGCTTCTTTGAATTATCGACAACAATTAAAGGTGGTGGAACGTTTAACCCAGCGTTTGGGTAAGTTAGTCAATGATTTACTCTTCTTAGCACGACAGGACAGTGGTATTAGCAAAGATGTTTTTTCACCTTGTCCCCTAGATGCTTTATTAATGGAAGTTGTGGAAGAACAACAACTATTAGCTACTGAAAAAGAAATTATTCTGACTTTAAATTTAGTTGATCCTCCCGCCTCAGAAATTAGCCCGGAATTGCTAGAAAATTGGTTCACGCTTTTGGGTAAATGGGATGAACTGGTGCGGTTGTTCACAAATTTGATTAGCAACGCTTTACAATACACTCCACCAGGCGGACGCGTGAATGTGGAATTGGCACATCTAGAAGCAAACAATCGCGTTTCTAGAATTCGTTACAGTGTTCCACAGTTGCAAATTAAGGTGAGTGATACCGGGGTTGGCATTCCACCAGAGGCACTCCCACGCTTGTTTGACCGCTTTTATCGAGTAGATCCGGCGCGTAGCCATACTACTGGGAATACACCAAAAGACAGTACTACAGGTTCAGGATTAGGACTAGCGATCGCTCAAGCTATTGTCGAACATCACCAAGGGCAGATTCAAGTTGAAAGCACTCTAGGCAAAGGAACTACCTTTATTGTCACTTTACCAATAAGTCTTGAGTATTAA
- a CDS encoding clan AA aspartic protease yields MIYGKVIDGMVIIPVVFRLPLQPDFSLDFIIDTGFNDHLTLPPQAVSAMNLPLYSSTEARLADGSKALLSIHLATIVWDSIEKIVPVLAAGYKPLLGTSLMAGYHLEIDFQENGLVSLEKL; encoded by the coding sequence ATGATTTATGGCAAAGTAATCGATGGTATGGTAATAATTCCAGTAGTTTTTCGTTTACCTTTGCAACCAGATTTTTCTTTGGATTTTATCATTGATACTGGATTTAATGACCATTTAACTTTACCACCACAGGCAGTCAGTGCAATGAATCTTCCCTTGTATTCTAGTACCGAAGCAAGGTTAGCTGATGGTAGTAAAGCATTATTATCTATACATTTGGCAACAATTGTATGGGACAGTATAGAAAAAATAGTGCCAGTTTTAGCTGCTGGTTATAAACCTTTGCTAGGAACTTCTTTGATGGCAGGATATCATCTAGAAATTGATTTTCAAGAAAATGGTTTAGTTTCCCTAGAAAAACTTTAA
- a CDS encoding helix-turn-helix domain-containing protein, which yields MKKPNFQAWLQQQVSDDPEVILAGKLEYLRLYLTDAMREIRKKSGLTQAQLAEKLGVQQAAVSKLESALKEHELESVLHYLHTLGADLLVAVKQGDDLYQASDNDGAFLVDVPAVVAQKALAAKMSVREYVLAAIEKFSSQDDGLRTALVRLLESDDVVAVKVRARLGSRTIEEIAVELEKCLSLSEEEDRIFAVKNVLAGSASVGENTRGTSDDVDEIELLYLAEELLDKLIEISE from the coding sequence ATGAAAAAGCCTAATTTTCAAGCTTGGTTACAGCAGCAGGTAAGCGACGATCCTGAAGTGATTTTGGCGGGGAAGCTAGAGTATTTACGCCTTTACCTTACCGATGCTATGCGGGAAATACGTAAAAAATCCGGATTGACTCAGGCACAGCTAGCGGAAAAACTCGGAGTACAGCAAGCGGCGGTGTCTAAGTTGGAGTCGGCGTTAAAAGAACATGAATTGGAATCGGTGTTGCACTATTTACATACCTTGGGTGCAGATTTGTTGGTAGCCGTCAAACAAGGAGATGACTTATATCAAGCCAGCGATAACGATGGTGCATTCCTAGTTGATGTACCTGCTGTAGTTGCACAAAAGGCTTTGGCTGCAAAAATGAGCGTGCGTGAATATGTTCTTGCAGCCATTGAGAAGTTTTCTAGCCAGGATGATGGACTGAGAACAGCTTTGGTAAGGTTGCTGGAAAGCGATGATGTGGTAGCGGTGAAAGTGAGGGCGCGTTTAGGTTCGAGGACAATTGAAGAAATCGCTGTAGAGTTAGAAAAATGTCTGAGTCTTTCGGAAGAAGAAGACCGAATTTTTGCCGTGAAAAATGTGTTAGCGGGTAGTGCATCAGTTGGAGAAAATACTCGTGGAACTAGTGATGATGTTGATGAAATTGAGTTATTGTATTTAGCAGAGGAATTACTGGATAAATTGATAGAAATTTCTGAATAA
- a CDS encoding molecular chaperone, which produces MTKQKVVFGRLQKICGGVLAAISAIALSCNPASAISIAVSPPRFELKLDQAKASTQVFRVTNMGSKPATFKIYVQGWQLDEKNEIQAVQPTEQSLDQWIVVNPLQFTIPPRQSQTVRFSIRPRVKPQVGEHRALIFVEEIASQNDTEQKKDSVDVKVVGRFGVAVYGYAGDVKRVGVLNSVAVDTKLNPVKAKFDISSQGNAYVRLKGQYTIWNAAKYPGANVTKQIPELEKPQAKLPDGLLAAGTLPSTPVLPDTRRQILLSIAKKLPPGKYVLDLNGELNGTPVDQGIAFTVTAGNNVSVQPQTKSPTSSSTRRIEPSR; this is translated from the coding sequence ATGACAAAGCAAAAAGTGGTGTTTGGAAGATTGCAAAAAATATGTGGCGGTGTTCTAGCAGCAATTAGCGCAATAGCTTTGAGTTGTAATCCTGCGTCAGCAATTTCTATTGCAGTTAGTCCACCTAGATTTGAGTTGAAACTTGACCAAGCGAAAGCTTCTACTCAAGTATTCCGAGTAACCAATATGGGATCGAAGCCAGCCACGTTTAAAATTTATGTTCAAGGTTGGCAACTCGATGAAAAGAACGAGATTCAGGCTGTACAACCTACTGAACAATCCCTAGACCAATGGATTGTAGTTAATCCTCTGCAATTTACCATTCCTCCTCGTCAATCTCAAACAGTGCGGTTCTCAATTCGCCCCCGTGTTAAACCACAAGTAGGAGAACACCGCGCTTTAATTTTTGTGGAAGAGATAGCTTCTCAAAATGACACTGAACAAAAAAAGGATTCGGTGGATGTCAAAGTTGTGGGGCGTTTTGGTGTTGCTGTCTACGGCTACGCTGGTGATGTAAAAAGAGTTGGTGTACTCAACTCCGTTGCCGTAGACACCAAACTAAATCCAGTCAAAGCCAAGTTTGATATTTCCAGTCAAGGCAACGCCTATGTACGCTTGAAAGGTCAATACACCATTTGGAATGCTGCCAAGTATCCAGGGGCAAACGTCACCAAACAGATCCCTGAACTAGAAAAACCACAAGCCAAATTACCTGATGGTTTGTTGGCTGCTGGTACATTACCCTCAACACCCGTGCTACCTGATACTCGCCGACAGATATTGCTGAGTATAGCCAAGAAATTACCCCCAGGTAAGTACGTGTTGGATCTCAACGGTGAATTGAATGGTACTCCAGTTGACCAAGGTATTGCCTTTACTGTTACGGCTGGAAATAATGTTAGTGTCCAGCCTCAAACTAAATCTCCTACTTCTTCTTCTACCAGAAGGATCGAACCTAGCAGATAG
- a CDS encoding glyoxalase-like domain protein: protein MLIAASVMPFLLPPLTLGSFLPSLPLDSLFSTQGIMVLLLAAYAGAMWMFLTSAPKVHTVMVSDLEIARQLYEGLLDLPVAEVPLHYYYNYEQTLGAASVDPLYMSASPSWSNKVMNSGNEGLWYQLKKNTQLHVITGASLGSKNQQRHVCFDRDCLDLILMRVELRGLKFKIRTEKPLNFLVKDYEGRVIEVAEVAN from the coding sequence ATGCTTATAGCAGCTAGTGTGATGCCTTTCCTGCTCCCTCCCTTGACTTTAGGGTCATTTTTGCCTTCCCTGCCCTTGGATAGCCTGTTTTCCACCCAAGGCATTATGGTGTTGCTCTTGGCAGCATACGCCGGTGCTATGTGGATGTTCCTCACAAGTGCGCCAAAAGTGCATACCGTGATGGTGTCTGATTTGGAGATTGCCCGACAGTTATATGAAGGGTTGCTAGATTTGCCGGTAGCTGAAGTGCCTTTGCACTACTACTACAACTACGAACAAACCCTAGGCGCAGCTAGTGTTGATCCGCTGTATATGTCCGCCAGTCCCAGCTGGTCTAACAAGGTAATGAATAGCGGTAATGAGGGACTGTGGTATCAGCTGAAGAAAAACACCCAGCTACACGTGATTACGGGGGCAAGTTTAGGTAGTAAAAATCAGCAACGTCACGTTTGTTTTGACCGCGATTGCCTGGACTTGATTTTAATGCGAGTAGAATTGCGTGGTTTAAAGTTCAAGATTCGCACTGAAAAGCCCCTAAATTTCTTGGTTAAAGACTATGAAGGGCGCGTGATTGAAGTAGCTGAAGTCGCGAATTAG